In a genomic window of Gammaproteobacteria bacterium:
- a CDS encoding RHS repeat-associated core domain-containing protein codes for MTLLGTGVVAIRTVRDDGILTTRYVTGNHLGGVSVITDEVGTVDERMSYGAFGERRDPTNWQPYSSLPDLTDITDKGYTGQQQLDAVGLVHMNGRVYDPEIGRFISADPTVPDPLDSQSFARYAYVENNPLSEIDPSSACFFCGSIHR; via the coding sequence GTGACCCTTCTCGGCACCGGGGTGGTGGCGATCCGCACGGTGCGGGACGACGGGATACTGACCACGCGCTACGTCACGGGCAATCACCTGGGCGGAGTGAGCGTGATCACGGACGAAGTGGGCACGGTGGACGAGCGCATGAGCTACGGAGCGTTTGGCGAGCGGCGCGACCCGACCAACTGGCAGCCTTACTCCAGCCTGCCCGACCTCACGGACATCACCGACAAGGGCTACACCGGCCAGCAGCAACTGGATGCGGTGGGGCTGGTGCACATGAACGGGCGGGTGTATGACCCGGAGATCGGCAGATTTATTTCTGCCGATCCGACCGTGCCCGACCCGCTCGATAGTCAGAGCTTCGCTCGCTATGCGTATGTGGAGAACAATCCGCTGTCGGAGATTGATCCGAGCAGCGCCTGTTTCTTCTGCGGTTCCATACATAGGTAG
- a CDS encoding type II toxin-antitoxin system RelE/ParE family toxin: protein MRVKWTRPALADLIEAQTYIAQDNPRAAQRIGERVWEAGKQLRDNPYIGRPGERAGPVSG, encoded by the coding sequence TTGAGAGTTAAATGGACCCGCCCCGCCTTAGCCGATCTCATCGAAGCCCAGACCTACATCGCACAAGATAACCCGCGCGCGGCCCAACGGATCGGTGAGCGGGTGTGGGAAGCAGGGAAGCAGTTGCGCGATAACCCCTACATCGGACGGCCCGGCGAAAGAGCCGGACCCGTGAGTGGGTGA
- a CDS encoding RHS repeat-associated core domain-containing protein, whose product MAIRTVRDDGILTTRYVTGNHLGGVSVISDEVGTVDQRMSYGAFGERRDPTTWQPYASMPDLTNITDKGYTGQQQLDAVGLVHMNGRVYDPQIGRFMSADPTVPDLLDGQSFARYAYVENNPLSAIDPSGFEPDHYMWDVVTSRWDCYTGNYNPCSAPGPKLAPTKIAADYGNGTMPSPVGTGQTPVPPAPTVPPAPPPPPQQQQQGQSQNPCATNPTGACYGDTGPFATDSCDVINCGGDNQVLNIINSTDGFTTWDGSIFNAGPGINAIRPRELIEIPNAHMPIGGGSTVGAPKVPGSVGMTIPGGLSIGADAANAIKYGTQVYGPPLAPANTVQTIARTAGIIGRALSGGAAILGAVKLYLDFYNPHSTNTTLALDTSDLAVNVAALKSRNEWIIVGAALYDFARIIQENAPPACEGACAINNEIGYGASLPVIQQDLQQGVPVPGYPGP is encoded by the coding sequence GTGGCGATCCGCACGGTGCGCGACGACGGGATTCTGACCACGCGCTATGTGACGGGCAATCATCTGGGCGGGGTGAGCGTGATCAGCGATGAAGTGGGCACGGTGGATCAGCGCATGAGCTACGGAGCATTTGGAGAACGGCGCGACCCCACGACTTGGCAGCCCTACGCCAGCATGCCCGACCTCACGAACATCACCGACAAGGGCTACACCGGCCAGCAGCAGTTGGACGCGGTGGGCTTGGTGCACATGAACGGGCGGGTGTATGACCCGCAGATTGGCAGGTTCATGAGCGCCGATCCGACCGTGCCCGACCTGCTGGATGGGCAGAGTTTTGCCCGCTATGCGTATGTCGAGAACAATCCGCTCTCGGCGATTGATCCGAGCGGATTTGAGCCTGATCATTATATGTGGGATGTAGTGACATCACGTTGGGACTGTTATACGGGAAATTACAACCCCTGTTCTGCACCGGGACCGAAACTTGCCCCTACAAAGATTGCTGCTGATTACGGAAACGGGACTATGCCGTCGCCTGTCGGGACTGGACAAACCCCGGTTCCGCCTGCACCTACCGTGCCACCGGCACCGCCTCCTCCGCCGCAGCAACAGCAACAGGGACAATCGCAAAACCCGTGTGCGACGAATCCCACCGGTGCGTGTTACGGTGATACGGGGCCGTTTGCAACTGACAGTTGCGATGTGATTAATTGCGGCGGTGACAACCAGGTACTGAATATAATCAACAGCACCGATGGATTCACCACGTGGGACGGGAGTATTTTCAACGCCGGACCCGGGATTAACGCGATTCGGCCGCGGGAATTGATAGAAATCCCCAACGCTCATATGCCCATCGGCGGCGGATCGACCGTCGGCGCGCCCAAGGTTCCGGGGTCGGTGGGAATGACGATTCCGGGCGGCCTCAGTATAGGAGCAGATGCAGCTAACGCAATTAAATATGGAACTCAGGTTTATGGTCCCCCACTGGCACCGGCTAATACTGTCCAAACAATTGCCCGTACGGCCGGAATCATTGGCAGGGCATTATCTGGTGGTGCAGCCATACTTGGTGCTGTGAAGCTTTATTTGGATTTTTATAATCCTCATTCAACCAATACAACGCTTGCGCTTGATACAAGCGACTTGGCCGTGAATGTGGCAGCACTAAAATCTCGTAACGAATGGATTATTGTGGGTGCAGCTCTTTATGATTTTGCAAGAATTATTCAGGAGAATGCTCCACCGGCATGCGAAGGTGCGTGCGCTATAAACAATGAAATTGGTTATGGGGCTTCGCTGCCCGTAATTCAACAAGATTTGCAACAAGGTGTGCCAGTTCCTGGTTATCCAGGTCCGTGA
- a CDS encoding LysM domain-containing protein: MRNYSATRCFTVLCLAALLTACAHAPQKPAPVAAPPPAPAPVQAQPAAPAPPPAMQPQAPRTYVVKKGDTLWGIASMYLQDPWRWPDIWYANPTIKNPHLIYPGDTLLLGSVNGRPSLTVMRKGQVVTEATPAPAATSLPVETLQPQVRYTELNRAIPAVPLNSIRPFLSGTRVVSKHELDDSGYLLQALDGRPLIAAGNSVYARGLKQSEGGRYSIYRLGEKYVDPDNGDTLGYQATYIGDGTVERWGDPTKVLLTTTVQEAMPGDRFLPVTTEQISQDFMPHPPAKSVNGSIIAVLGGVQEIGQYEVVVLDRGSNAGLDQGTVLGIYSRGKKVSDPYSFDGLSGSVKLPEEREGTLLVFRTFPTVSYGLVMEAKSEIHLLDVVKTPTP; the protein is encoded by the coding sequence ATGAGAAATTATAGCGCGACCCGGTGTTTCACCGTCCTGTGCCTCGCGGCGCTTCTGACCGCGTGCGCCCACGCTCCGCAAAAGCCGGCGCCGGTTGCGGCTCCGCCGCCCGCACCCGCGCCCGTTCAGGCGCAACCTGCGGCGCCCGCGCCCCCTCCGGCGATGCAGCCGCAGGCACCGCGTACTTATGTGGTCAAGAAGGGCGACACCCTGTGGGGCATCGCCTCCATGTACCTTCAGGATCCCTGGCGCTGGCCCGACATCTGGTACGCGAACCCGACCATCAAGAACCCGCACCTTATCTATCCCGGCGACACACTGCTGCTCGGTTCCGTCAACGGCCGTCCGAGCCTTACGGTGATGCGCAAGGGCCAGGTGGTGACCGAGGCCACTCCGGCGCCCGCTGCCACCTCGCTGCCGGTGGAAACCCTGCAACCGCAGGTACGCTACACCGAGCTCAACCGTGCGATTCCGGCGGTGCCGCTCAATTCAATCCGCCCGTTCCTCAGTGGTACGCGCGTGGTGAGCAAGCATGAACTCGACGACTCCGGTTATCTGCTGCAGGCGCTGGACGGACGGCCGCTGATCGCCGCGGGCAACTCGGTCTACGCACGCGGGCTGAAGCAATCGGAAGGCGGACGCTACAGCATTTACCGGCTGGGCGAGAAATACGTGGACCCCGACAACGGTGACACACTGGGCTATCAGGCCACCTACATCGGCGACGGCACGGTGGAGCGCTGGGGCGATCCGACCAAAGTCCTGCTCACGACCACGGTCCAGGAAGCCATGCCCGGCGACCGGTTCCTGCCGGTCACAACCGAACAGATCAGCCAGGATTTCATGCCGCACCCGCCCGCCAAATCCGTGAACGGCAGCATCATCGCCGTGCTCGGCGGCGTGCAGGAAATCGGCCAGTACGAAGTCGTGGTACTGGACCGCGGCAGCAACGCGGGCCTCGATCAGGGCACGGTGCTCGGCATCTACAGCCGCGGCAAGAAGGTCAGCGACCCGTATTCCTTCGACGGCCTGAGCGGCTCGGTCAAACTGCCTGAGGAACGCGAAGGCACGCTGCTGGTGTTCCGCACGTTCCCGACCGTGAGTTACGGCCTGGTGATGGAAGCCAAGAGCGAGATCCACCTGTTGGACGTGGTCAAGACCCCGACTCCCTGA
- a CDS encoding ATP-binding protein, translating into MRRYVVPLVIAAGMIVMLVSLLLLSKSTANSADFEQMHDGLLMVNAVAVLVLVAVIGWNLARLVLQYRRNVTGSRLTTRLVVMFVLLAIVPVVLVYYFSVQFISRGIDSWFDVRVERALQDAIELSRSALQLRVRELLARTEQIGNTLAVTSPENSPQQLDLLRRRSGATQLTLLSGMDGHIIATSSALSAQLIPDLPGEQLLMQVRSGGVYVGLDPAGDNGLHIRALVPVTAGGLWWRPEILQAIFPVADQQSGLANQVQAAYSHYHELTVLRQPLKYSFMLTLSLVLVLSVLMAVWVAFVAARKLVEPIQNLVEGTRSVARGDFSTRLPLTSRDEIGYLVSSFNEMTQRLSLAQDAARKSRAQVESERSYLDAVLTRLSSGVISLGANLTLKTANPAASAVLDTDLSRHLNKSLAPLAGESSLCAQFVSACRKHLDAGETEWREEMLLHGATGRRMLMVSCTTLTGSGDAPGHVLVFDDLTALIEAQRDAAWGEVARRLAHEIKNPLTPIRLAAERLRRKYLPQFKGSDAEVLERSTHTIVQQVEAMKSMVNAFSEYAHTPPLEFAPLDLNALVREVTEFYRTRESGTAIQLKLDDDLPRVDADSGRVRQMLHNLLKNAQEALEGRKTGRVKVTTHYYHRNKEELAEILVEDNGPGFDAEILGHAFEPYVTSKPKGTGLGLAIVKKLVEEHGGSIRVRNGPEGGAVVSIRLPVTEGGRSNALFGGLQRRSGA; encoded by the coding sequence ATGAGGCGCTACGTCGTACCCCTGGTGATCGCGGCCGGCATGATCGTGATGCTGGTGTCGCTGCTGCTGCTCAGCAAGAGCACGGCGAATTCCGCGGATTTCGAGCAAATGCACGACGGCCTGCTTATGGTGAACGCGGTGGCCGTGCTGGTGCTGGTGGCGGTCATCGGCTGGAACCTGGCGCGCCTGGTGCTGCAGTATCGCCGCAACGTCACCGGTTCGCGCCTGACCACGCGCCTGGTGGTGATGTTCGTGCTGCTCGCCATCGTGCCGGTGGTGCTGGTGTATTACTTCTCGGTGCAGTTCATCAGCCGTGGCATTGATTCCTGGTTCGACGTGCGCGTGGAGCGCGCGCTGCAGGATGCCATCGAACTGTCGCGCAGTGCGCTGCAGTTGCGCGTGCGCGAGCTGCTGGCGCGCACCGAACAGATCGGCAACACCCTGGCGGTCACCAGTCCGGAGAATTCCCCTCAGCAGCTGGACCTGCTGCGTCGTCGCAGCGGCGCCACCCAGCTTACGCTGTTGTCGGGCATGGACGGGCACATCATTGCCACCAGCTCAGCGCTTTCGGCGCAGCTCATTCCGGACCTGCCCGGTGAGCAACTGCTCATGCAGGTGCGCAGCGGCGGCGTGTACGTGGGCCTGGACCCGGCGGGCGACAACGGTCTGCACATTCGCGCGCTGGTGCCGGTGACCGCGGGTGGCTTGTGGTGGCGGCCGGAAATCCTGCAGGCGATTTTCCCGGTGGCTGACCAGCAAAGCGGCCTCGCCAACCAGGTGCAGGCCGCGTATTCGCACTACCACGAGCTCACGGTACTGCGCCAGCCGCTCAAGTACAGTTTCATGCTCACGCTCTCGCTGGTGCTGGTACTGTCGGTGCTGATGGCGGTGTGGGTGGCGTTCGTGGCCGCGCGCAAGCTCGTGGAACCGATCCAGAACCTGGTGGAAGGCACGCGCAGCGTGGCGCGCGGGGATTTCAGCACGCGCCTGCCGCTGACCTCGCGCGACGAAATCGGTTATCTGGTGTCCTCGTTCAACGAAATGACCCAGCGCCTGTCGCTGGCGCAGGACGCGGCGCGCAAGAGCCGTGCGCAGGTGGAAAGCGAGCGCAGTTATCTGGACGCGGTGCTCACGCGGCTGTCTTCGGGCGTGATCTCGCTGGGCGCCAATCTCACGCTCAAGACCGCGAATCCGGCCGCGAGCGCGGTACTGGATACCGATCTCAGCCGCCACCTCAACAAATCGCTGGCGCCGCTCGCCGGTGAGTCGTCGCTGTGCGCACAGTTCGTGAGCGCCTGCCGCAAGCATCTGGACGCGGGCGAGACCGAGTGGCGCGAGGAAATGCTGTTGCACGGCGCCACCGGCCGGCGCATGCTGATGGTGAGCTGCACCACGCTCACCGGCAGCGGCGACGCGCCCGGTCACGTGCTGGTGTTCGACGATCTGACGGCACTCATCGAAGCGCAGCGTGATGCCGCCTGGGGCGAAGTGGCGCGGCGCTTGGCGCACGAGATCAAGAATCCGCTCACCCCCATACGTCTGGCGGCGGAACGCCTGCGCCGCAAATACCTGCCACAGTTCAAGGGCAGCGACGCCGAGGTGCTGGAGCGCTCCACGCATACCATCGTGCAACAGGTCGAAGCCATGAAGTCCATGGTCAATGCCTTCAGCGAATACGCGCATACCCCGCCGCTGGAATTTGCACCGCTGGACCTGAACGCGCTGGTGCGCGAAGTCACCGAGTTCTATCGCACGCGCGAGTCCGGCACGGCCATTCAGTTGAAGCTGGACGACGACTTGCCGCGGGTGGATGCCGACTCGGGCAGGGTGCGGCAAATGCTGCATAATCTGCTCAAGAACGCGCAGGAAGCGCTGGAGGGTCGCAAGACCGGGCGCGTGAAAGTCACCACGCATTATTACCACCGCAACAAGGAGGAGTTGGCGGAGATTCTGGTGGAGGACAACGGCCCGGGTTTCGATGCCGAGATCCTCGGACATGCGTTCGAACCGTACGTGACCAGCAAACCCAAGGGCACCGGCCTCGGATTGGCGATCGTCAAGAAACTGGTGGAAGAGCACGGTGGCAGCATCCGCGTGCGCAACGGTCCCGAGGGCGGCGCCGTGGTGAGCATTCGTCTGCCGGTCACCGAGGGCGGCCGCAGCAACGCATTGTTTGGCGGCCTGCAACGGCGCTCCGGCGCCTAG
- the rsmB gene encoding 16S rRNA (cytosine(967)-C(5))-methyltransferase RsmB, which produces MRRESPRALAARVLATVWQGARLDEALRQAVRPDYPARDAALVRELCYGTLRFEPRLEFWLTGLLARPLDAREPELHALLLLGLYQLSEMRVPPHAAIAETVEACRHLSKPWAVQLANAVLRRFQREQVRLMTDLPQHEVAYYAHPRWLLERIRQDWPDHWREILAAGNQRPPLTLRVNRLRCTRAALLAELAAAGIAAQACGFSADGVTALEPFDVRTQPGFAAGHFSVQDEAAQLAAELLEVSVGLRVLDACAAPGGKTCHLLERCPQAQVLALDNDVQRVQKIHQNLQRLGLSAQVEVADATRPDTWWDGRPFERILLDAPCSATGVIRRHPDIKARRRPEEVSALVAVQTRMLAALWPLLAGGGKLLYATCSLLVEENAAQVNNFLAAHADARALPLAAHWGVPLPPGRQILSGESGMDGFYYACLHKA; this is translated from the coding sequence ATGCGCCGGGAATCGCCGCGCGCGCTCGCCGCCCGGGTGCTCGCGACCGTGTGGCAGGGCGCGCGCCTGGACGAGGCTCTGCGTCAAGCCGTGCGCCCGGATTATCCGGCGCGCGACGCGGCGCTGGTGCGCGAATTGTGCTACGGCACGCTGCGCTTCGAACCGCGTCTGGAGTTCTGGTTGACGGGATTGCTGGCGCGCCCGCTCGATGCTCGTGAGCCCGAGCTGCACGCGCTGCTGCTGCTCGGCCTGTACCAGCTCAGCGAAATGCGCGTGCCGCCGCACGCCGCGATCGCTGAAACCGTCGAAGCCTGCCGGCACTTGTCCAAGCCGTGGGCGGTGCAGTTGGCCAACGCCGTGCTGCGGCGCTTCCAGCGCGAGCAGGTACGACTCATGACGGACCTGCCGCAACACGAGGTTGCGTATTACGCGCATCCGCGCTGGCTGCTGGAGCGCATCCGCCAGGACTGGCCCGACCACTGGCGGGAAATTCTCGCGGCCGGCAATCAGCGTCCGCCGCTCACCCTGCGTGTCAACCGCCTGCGGTGTACGCGCGCGGCGCTGCTCGCGGAACTCGCGGCAGCGGGCATCGCCGCACAGGCATGTGGATTTTCCGCCGACGGCGTGACTGCCCTGGAACCGTTCGACGTGCGTACCCAGCCGGGTTTTGCTGCCGGTCATTTTTCGGTACAGGATGAAGCCGCACAACTGGCCGCCGAATTGCTCGAAGTGAGCGTCGGCCTGCGCGTGCTGGATGCCTGCGCCGCGCCCGGCGGCAAGACCTGCCATCTCCTGGAGCGCTGTCCGCAGGCGCAGGTGCTGGCGCTCGACAACGACGTGCAGCGCGTGCAGAAGATTCACCAGAATCTGCAGCGCCTGGGGCTGAGCGCGCAGGTCGAAGTAGCGGATGCGACGCGCCCGGATACCTGGTGGGATGGCCGGCCGTTCGAGCGCATTCTGCTGGATGCCCCGTGCAGCGCCACGGGCGTAATTCGTCGCCATCCCGACATCAAGGCGCGGCGCCGTCCTGAAGAGGTGAGCGCTTTGGTCGCGGTGCAGACGCGTATGCTGGCTGCGCTCTGGCCGCTGCTGGCCGGCGGCGGTAAGCTGCTGTACGCCACGTGCTCGCTGCTGGTCGAGGAGAACGCGGCGCAGGTGAACAACTTTCTGGCGGCCCATGCCGATGCGCGGGCGCTGCCGCTTGCCGCGCACTGGGGTGTGCCGTTGCCTCCCGGGCGGCAGATTCTCTCCGGCGAGTCGGGTATGGATGGATTTTATTATGCGTGCCTGCACAAAGCCTGA
- a CDS encoding DUF4390 domain-containing protein yields MNGLFGRLPACRGLAAGVLTGALLCMCLSPGAHADNNSGGFVIRTAYTELLNGVYYLSADVDLNMSGKVLNALENGVPLTVEWQIQVIHPRFLLWNQTVATLTERYQISYHPLTQRFVIKNLNSGEQQSFASYRDAVLNLGQVNDLPVIDVSLLEPHTRYLIRMRAVLDITEFPGPLKLIASLFKGWDLSSDWYAWVLAS; encoded by the coding sequence ATGAACGGCCTGTTCGGCCGGCTGCCGGCATGCCGCGGTCTGGCCGCGGGCGTGCTCACCGGTGCGCTGCTGTGCATGTGCCTGTCACCGGGTGCGCATGCCGACAACAACAGCGGCGGCTTCGTGATCCGCACCGCCTACACCGAGTTGCTGAACGGCGTGTATTACCTGAGCGCGGATGTGGATTTGAACATGAGCGGCAAGGTGCTGAACGCGCTCGAAAATGGCGTGCCGCTCACCGTGGAATGGCAGATCCAGGTCATCCACCCGCGGTTTTTGCTCTGGAACCAGACCGTGGCGACGCTCACCGAGCGCTATCAGATCAGCTACCATCCGCTCACCCAGCGCTTCGTGATCAAGAACCTGAACAGCGGCGAACAGCAGAGTTTCGCCAGCTACCGTGACGCGGTGCTGAATCTCGGCCAGGTCAACGATCTGCCGGTGATTGACGTCAGCCTGCTCGAGCCGCACACCCGCTACCTGATCCGCATGCGTGCGGTGCTCGACATCACCGAGTTCCCGGGTCCGCTCAAACTCATCGCGTCACTGTTCAAGGGCTGGGACCTGTCGAGCGACTGGTACGCCTGGGTGCTCGCCTCATGA
- the def gene encoding peptide deformylase: MAKLTILHFPDPRLRTRAQPVPAVSADIQRLAADMLETMYAAPGIGLAATQVGVDQRLIVVDVSEKGNEPRVFINPEILARAGTETMQEGCLSVPGVFEEVERAASVRVRALDGSGQALEFDADGLLAVCIQHEIDHLNGKLFVDYLSELKRKRIRKKLEKEQHAARSAERGAAPAI; this comes from the coding sequence ATGGCCAAGCTCACCATACTGCATTTCCCCGACCCGAGGTTGCGCACCCGGGCCCAGCCGGTCCCGGCCGTCAGCGCCGACATCCAGCGGCTGGCGGCGGACATGCTCGAGACCATGTATGCCGCCCCGGGCATCGGGCTGGCCGCCACCCAGGTGGGCGTGGACCAGCGGCTGATCGTGGTGGACGTGTCCGAGAAAGGCAACGAGCCGCGGGTGTTCATCAATCCCGAAATCCTGGCACGCGCCGGAACCGAGACCATGCAGGAAGGCTGCCTGTCAGTACCCGGGGTCTTCGAGGAGGTTGAGCGCGCGGCCAGCGTGCGGGTGCGTGCCCTGGACGGCAGCGGCCAGGCACTGGAATTCGACGCCGACGGCCTGTTGGCGGTGTGCATTCAGCACGAAATCGATCACCTCAACGGCAAGCTGTTCGTGGATTACCTGTCGGAACTCAAACGCAAGCGCATCCGCAAGAAACTGGAAAAAGAGCAGCACGCAGCGCGCAGCGCAGAGCGCGGCGCGGCGCCGGCCATCTGA
- a CDS encoding sigma-54 dependent transcriptional regulator: protein MRASQILVVDDEADIRAMVQEILTEEGYEVKVAGSAAEARSARRQGEPDLVLLDIWMPDMDGISLLKEWTREQRLPFPVVMLSGHGTVDTAMEATRLGALDFVEKPLSLAKLLRTVEQAIAGGRDTRNAPAAHGQPASLEPLGRSRVMQRLREQCRRAASQDSPVLLLGEAGSGRESAARYMHALSAQSAGPFVSAVLTGVPQAEIEMRWLGRESAGQVEPGWLDAAREGTLFLNELTGMPLAVQELLYNVLQQGGYTRVGAQASNRLELRLIASVEPTIEHQLADGRFRRDLYEHVSSVVIQVPPLRSYLEDVPELLRYYSDALADSERLEYRRFSVAAQNRLRNYPWPGNLAELRNLVRRLLVLGEDREVSLEELEAALAPYSADGPLVKQDLLALPLREAREHFERAYLEQQLQLCGGKVGKLAERVGMERTHLYRKLNSLGIDFRNLADDEGA, encoded by the coding sequence ATGCGAGCCTCGCAGATTCTGGTGGTGGACGATGAAGCGGACATCCGCGCCATGGTCCAGGAAATCCTCACCGAGGAAGGCTACGAAGTGAAAGTGGCGGGCAGCGCCGCGGAAGCCCGCAGCGCGCGCCGTCAGGGCGAACCGGACCTGGTGCTGCTCGACATCTGGATGCCGGACATGGACGGCATCAGCCTGCTCAAGGAATGGACGCGCGAGCAGCGCTTGCCGTTCCCGGTGGTGATGCTGTCGGGCCACGGCACCGTGGATACCGCAATGGAAGCCACGCGCCTCGGGGCACTGGATTTTGTCGAGAAGCCGCTGTCGCTGGCCAAGCTCTTGCGCACCGTGGAACAGGCAATCGCCGGCGGGCGCGACACGCGCAATGCCCCGGCGGCGCACGGCCAGCCGGCGTCGCTCGAGCCGCTGGGCCGCAGCCGCGTCATGCAGCGACTGCGCGAGCAATGCCGGCGCGCGGCCAGCCAGGACAGTCCGGTGCTGCTGCTCGGCGAAGCGGGCAGTGGCCGGGAAAGCGCGGCACGCTACATGCATGCTCTCAGCGCACAGTCCGCCGGACCGTTCGTGAGCGCGGTGCTCACCGGCGTGCCGCAGGCGGAAATCGAAATGCGTTGGCTCGGGCGCGAAAGCGCGGGACAGGTCGAGCCCGGCTGGCTGGATGCGGCGCGTGAGGGCACGCTGTTCCTGAACGAACTCACCGGCATGCCGCTTGCGGTGCAGGAGCTTTTGTACAACGTGCTGCAGCAGGGCGGTTACACGCGCGTGGGCGCGCAGGCATCCAACCGCCTGGAATTGCGCCTCATAGCTTCCGTCGAGCCGACCATAGAGCACCAACTGGCGGACGGCCGTTTCCGCCGCGATCTCTACGAGCATGTGAGCAGCGTAGTCATCCAGGTGCCGCCGCTGCGCAGTTATCTTGAGGACGTGCCGGAACTTCTGCGCTATTACAGCGACGCGCTCGCCGACAGCGAGCGGCTGGAGTACCGGCGCTTCAGCGTGGCGGCCCAGAACCGCCTGCGCAATTATCCCTGGCCCGGAAATCTGGCGGAGCTGCGCAATCTGGTGCGCCGCCTACTGGTGCTGGGCGAGGATCGCGAGGTGTCGCTGGAAGAATTGGAAGCCGCACTCGCGCCCTATAGCGCCGACGGCCCGCTGGTGAAACAGGATCTGCTGGCGCTGCCGCTGCGCGAAGCGCGCGAACATTTCGAGCGCGCGTATCTTGAACAGCAGTTGCAGCTCTGCGGCGGCAAGGTCGGCAAGCTCGCGGAGCGCGTCGGCATGGAACGCACGCATCTGTACCGTAAGCTCAACTCGCTGGGAATTGATTTCCGCAATCTGGCCGACGACGAGGGCGCCTGA
- the fmt gene encoding methionyl-tRNA formyltransferase: protein MTTSLRIAFAGTPDFALPALDALAAAGHAIVGVWTQPDRPAGRGRKLTASAVKQRALDLHLPVHQPDSLKSAEAQTQIKIAAPQVIVVVAYGLLLPQAVLAIPEFGCVNIHASLLPRWRGAAPMQRALLAGDAETGVSIMRMQVGLDTGPVYAARTTPINAQDTSGTLHDRLAQLGAQLLLQVLAQLPALDPVPQDDARATYAAKLTRAEAHLDWARPAAELARAVRAFNPWPMAWTLHQGEPLRILKADALGTSAIRPAGTVLAANRDGIDVATGMGVLRITELQPAGGRGMRAADFNRARALAGLRFD from the coding sequence ATGACGACGTCCCTTCGCATTGCGTTTGCCGGCACGCCGGATTTCGCGCTGCCGGCGCTGGACGCGCTGGCGGCCGCCGGACATGCAATCGTGGGCGTGTGGACGCAGCCCGACAGACCGGCGGGGCGCGGCCGCAAGCTCACGGCCTCGGCGGTGAAACAACGCGCGCTTGACTTGCATCTGCCGGTGCACCAGCCGGACTCACTCAAGAGTGCCGAAGCCCAAACGCAGATAAAAATTGCCGCGCCACAGGTGATAGTGGTTGTGGCCTACGGTTTGCTCCTGCCGCAGGCGGTGCTGGCCATCCCGGAATTCGGCTGCGTCAACATTCACGCTTCGCTGCTGCCGCGCTGGCGTGGTGCGGCACCCATGCAGCGTGCGCTGCTCGCGGGCGACGCCGAGACCGGCGTGAGCATCATGCGCATGCAGGTCGGGCTGGATACCGGTCCGGTGTATGCCGCACGCACCACGCCCATCAACGCGCAAGACACCTCCGGCACCTTGCACGATCGTCTGGCACAACTCGGCGCGCAATTATTGCTGCAAGTTCTGGCGCAACTTCCCGCGCTCGATCCTGTGCCGCAGGACGATGCGCGCGCTACGTATGCCGCCAAGCTCACGCGCGCGGAAGCGCACCTCGACTGGGCGCGGCCGGCAGCGGAACTCGCGCGTGCGGTGCGCGCCTTCAATCCCTGGCCCATGGCCTGGACGCTGCACCAGGGAGAGCCGCTGCGCATATTGAAAGCTGATGCGCTCGGCACTAGCGCCATTCGGCCGGCCGGCACGGTGCTGGCTGCAAATCGCGACGGCATCGACGTGGCGACCGGCATGGGCGTGCTGCGTATCACTGAGTTGCAGCCCGCAGGCGGGCGTGGCATGCGCGCGGCGGATTTCAACCGCGCGCGGGCGCTCGCCGGTCTGCGCTTCGATTGA